The Aureitalea marina genome includes a window with the following:
- a CDS encoding DEAD/DEAH box helicase, which yields MINPIGVFDKVINGYISYVKTAFGTRHDEFEQNRLNLLNQDATIYRQPWIEPLLEYASGPKRIEDLTTDDLVGFTSQEVHLFKEFVKKGLFTGDFPLYEHQYSMLKKSVRGKNCVITSGTGSGKTESFLLPLIAYLIKDLSKYIGNRSSVNANGPFTRGIGPTRGIELVGQSHSRLTNQVLQRNDEKRPTAIKAIIIYPMNALVEDQLTRLRSSLDSNQVRDFCDNELNGHRLFFGRYNSSSPVSGSLHKFGENGIEVNTSKWRQLEKELNNIRNTSNEIQNYLANDDSLGDDEKLEIESNFQKLDGAEMRSRFDMHESPPDVLITNFSMLSIMLMREVESEMFNKTKKWLNAETDWDIENMTEAQREVEKTERVFHLVIDELHLYRGTEGTEIAYLLRLLYNRLGLDPSSKKIRFLASSASLDGQEGTEEFEYSQAFLKGFFGLTENMNVISGKYILPKKVDSGSIDSEMLIEIGKYGRDSNHLEENEFEIEISKFIDTKLGGNDGNKLLSYLTNINENEYLCSKVTRAFEFQDSESSPIRFRPYPVYNDKLIDAANDFKSIARKVFGDLEDHQLEKAIRGLLIVRGLMDTHKEALKEYNEDLNWKPNLPRFRLHFFIRNIEGLWATLSDDPSLSSNIEASPFDTLFKESQITHNKKRVFEGLYCENCGTTMIGGTKIPNHKDHNYTFHGELISTPPEIEGIPERSQSARVEMRSEHDYGVFWPKNINNQAVQDLLSDGTWEKRHLGLRDGRLYFAAQNDTVSGLYYTPNSVGNLSTDSGTALPPICPNCSSDYTRRRRNSPIRGFRTGFGKTNQVLAKELFKAIPKSEKKPRKLVAFSDSREESARFANDIEKENYNEIVKELLVSQRNEVDIAFELVRSLESGDTAKAKLYSTQLDDKTAEEINQAFVLENAGIANQEQKRFLLDIKKKSLKVEKLIDKIIWGLVKQGINPAGPSASNRRIEVRTSGTYLERTESWKDCFTWDSGIPEINTSKIRNDGERESLLNFIREKIMLEIARFLFGRLFYSIESSGLAQVMITSGIQSPINSLNDDIYLEVLNSSARILGDSFRYLPSDYQYNSLRDYKGVPALRRYIEAVAFRHGLDPELLGNHVWDDITNKFSHADGLLNLSSLRLKFASVNDTAYRCGGCRTVHLHNSGGICKTCNSVLTDSMKLEAGEVQKGNFYAQQFARVEDSIRMRCEELTGQTDNQLERQRLFKGIITGENKIVEEIDLLSVTTTLEVGVDIGSLQAIYQGNMSPMRFNYQQRVGRAGRAGQAFNIALTYCRGRNHDEFFFNNPERMTGDLAPVPFLSQSQAQILHRMAIKGILRRYFFDQYDRLNGGVHGEFGELQTFFANKDNINTMFNWLSDESNWRDIFKTLCQNLYVDKLLYEDYDLEGFKKWLLGDFKDKFCSLNENQSSMDLAETMAEVGLLPMSGMPTGIRSMILGFKKEDGSNSYSAQTIDRPLDRAIFDFAPGSQKTKDKRIYTSVGLTPKISEIYFDFSSNSYVPRIFGDQPFGSPTWVIVNSQNNILRTELYQDGQTKPDDEIDKNAETAHLVVIPNAFRTDYSPKPQDREVDQEVSTSKPLLFSEASSSHSEEKKHGSSNVSLSNTDYTWRLNTNGGDGFRMKRVSTEYLRAPLHNQYISLDLKNKLGRGFNEAVKDQFIQGIINGSSPTEGNPPISLGARKTTNIFRLFPVELNLKLDINPFHSRDVGKKVSAKGAYHSAAFLLQRCLADDRDVSPEEIELAAVTEHLLEDGTERSVGKLILADELSNGSGFVEHLYKQIDFFVEMCLSPKPENRYTSSFINEEHAKVCKTSSYKDLQNYRNLNYHGILDWRLGVCLLRVMKDSNFLVGLDNDWRSIEINDWPAHALELANDFAFSIDEAILDDPNNIKSHKGIPYISYRDIHIVVVHPFWNYVGGHFPENSSLTEVIELCGSPEKIFFADTFNLVRRMSWTYQQFFTWVNN from the coding sequence ATGATTAATCCTATTGGCGTTTTCGATAAAGTTATCAATGGATATATTTCTTATGTAAAAACCGCGTTTGGGACGAGACATGATGAGTTTGAACAAAACAGATTAAATCTTCTTAATCAAGATGCTACCATTTACAGGCAACCTTGGATCGAGCCACTTTTGGAATATGCTTCTGGCCCCAAACGCATTGAAGATTTGACCACTGATGACTTAGTTGGATTCACAAGTCAAGAAGTTCATCTGTTTAAAGAATTTGTGAAGAAGGGCTTATTTACAGGCGATTTCCCGCTTTATGAGCATCAATATTCGATGCTAAAAAAATCTGTAAGAGGTAAGAATTGCGTAATCACATCGGGCACCGGCTCTGGTAAAACGGAATCATTCTTACTTCCGCTGATAGCATATTTGATAAAAGATCTTTCAAAGTATATAGGAAACAGAAGCAGCGTTAATGCAAACGGTCCTTTTACACGCGGCATAGGTCCCACTAGGGGTATTGAATTAGTTGGTCAATCTCATTCAAGGCTTACAAATCAGGTTCTTCAAAGAAATGATGAAAAAAGACCAACTGCAATCAAAGCAATTATTATTTATCCTATGAACGCCCTTGTTGAAGATCAATTGACCAGGTTAAGAAGTTCTCTAGATAGTAATCAGGTTAGAGACTTCTGCGATAATGAGTTAAATGGCCACAGGTTATTTTTTGGTCGATATAATAGTTCATCACCAGTTTCAGGTTCTCTTCACAAATTTGGAGAGAATGGGATTGAAGTAAACACTTCTAAATGGCGACAACTTGAAAAAGAACTAAACAACATTAGAAACACTAGCAATGAAATCCAAAACTACTTGGCAAATGATGATAGTTTAGGTGATGATGAAAAGTTGGAAATAGAATCCAACTTTCAAAAACTAGACGGTGCAGAAATGAGATCTAGGTTTGATATGCATGAAAGCCCACCAGATGTATTGATAACGAATTTCTCAATGTTGAGTATCATGTTGATGCGTGAAGTTGAATCAGAGATGTTCAATAAAACCAAAAAATGGTTAAATGCTGAAACAGATTGGGACATTGAAAATATGACAGAAGCTCAACGCGAAGTCGAAAAGACAGAACGGGTCTTTCATCTTGTTATTGATGAGCTGCACTTGTATAGAGGTACTGAAGGTACTGAGATTGCATATTTGCTACGTTTGCTTTACAACAGGCTAGGGCTTGATCCTAGCTCAAAAAAGATTAGATTTTTAGCCTCTTCTGCATCGTTAGACGGTCAAGAGGGTACTGAAGAATTTGAATATAGTCAAGCATTTCTTAAAGGCTTCTTTGGGCTAACAGAGAATATGAATGTTATTTCAGGCAAGTATATTCTTCCGAAAAAGGTTGATTCTGGTTCAATTGATTCGGAAATGCTCATTGAAATTGGCAAGTATGGTAGAGATTCAAATCACCTTGAAGAGAATGAGTTTGAAATCGAAATATCAAAATTCATTGATACTAAATTGGGCGGAAATGACGGGAATAAGCTTCTTAGTTACTTAACAAATATTAACGAGAATGAGTACCTGTGTTCAAAGGTTACCCGAGCATTTGAATTTCAAGATTCCGAAAGTTCTCCCATACGATTTCGACCCTACCCTGTTTATAATGACAAATTGATAGATGCCGCCAATGATTTCAAATCTATTGCAAGAAAGGTTTTTGGAGATTTAGAAGATCACCAACTGGAAAAAGCCATTCGGGGTCTCCTTATTGTTCGTGGATTGATGGACACACATAAAGAAGCTTTAAAGGAATACAATGAGGATCTTAATTGGAAGCCCAATTTACCAAGGTTTCGTCTTCATTTCTTTATAAGAAACATTGAAGGATTATGGGCTACTCTTAGCGATGATCCAAGTTTATCAAGTAATATTGAAGCAAGCCCATTTGATACATTATTCAAAGAATCTCAAATTACCCATAACAAAAAGAGAGTTTTTGAGGGACTGTACTGTGAAAATTGCGGTACTACAATGATAGGTGGAACGAAGATACCAAATCACAAAGATCACAATTACACATTTCATGGAGAATTGATTAGCACCCCTCCTGAGATAGAAGGGATTCCGGAGAGATCTCAGTCAGCTCGGGTCGAAATGAGATCTGAACATGACTACGGAGTTTTCTGGCCAAAAAATATAAACAATCAGGCGGTGCAGGACTTGCTGAGCGATGGCACATGGGAGAAACGTCATTTAGGTTTAAGGGATGGTCGTTTATATTTCGCTGCTCAAAACGATACTGTTTCTGGGCTTTATTACACTCCTAATAGTGTAGGTAACTTGTCAACTGATTCGGGAACGGCATTACCTCCTATTTGTCCCAATTGTAGTTCGGATTACACTAGGAGACGAAGAAATTCTCCTATTAGAGGGTTTCGTACTGGTTTTGGTAAAACTAACCAAGTACTAGCCAAAGAACTTTTCAAAGCAATACCTAAATCAGAAAAAAAGCCAAGGAAACTAGTTGCTTTCTCTGACTCTAGGGAAGAATCGGCGAGATTTGCGAACGATATTGAAAAAGAAAATTACAATGAAATTGTCAAAGAACTGTTGGTTTCCCAGAGAAATGAGGTGGACATAGCCTTTGAGTTGGTAAGAAGTTTAGAAAGTGGAGATACTGCTAAAGCCAAACTTTATTCAACACAATTAGACGATAAAACTGCCGAGGAAATTAATCAAGCTTTCGTGTTGGAGAACGCCGGTATTGCGAATCAAGAACAGAAACGATTCCTGTTGGATATCAAAAAGAAGTCATTAAAAGTTGAAAAGCTTATTGACAAGATAATATGGGGATTGGTCAAGCAAGGAATCAATCCAGCAGGTCCGAGTGCTTCTAATCGAAGAATTGAAGTTCGTACCTCGGGAACATATTTAGAGAGAACCGAGTCCTGGAAGGATTGTTTCACATGGGATTCGGGTATTCCTGAAATCAATACATCCAAAATTCGAAACGATGGTGAACGCGAGTCCCTTTTGAACTTCATAAGGGAGAAAATCATGTTGGAAATTGCTCGCTTCTTGTTTGGGCGGTTATTCTACAGCATCGAATCATCGGGACTAGCACAAGTAATGATTACAAGTGGCATTCAATCACCAATTAATTCCTTAAACGATGATATTTATCTTGAGGTTCTAAATTCATCGGCTCGTATACTTGGAGATAGCTTTAGGTACTTACCTTCTGACTATCAATATAATAGTTTAAGGGATTATAAAGGTGTGCCAGCATTGCGAAGGTATATAGAAGCTGTAGCTTTTCGACATGGATTAGATCCTGAACTACTTGGAAATCATGTTTGGGATGACATAACTAATAAGTTTAGCCATGCTGACGGTCTGTTGAATTTGTCATCCTTGAGATTGAAATTCGCCAGTGTTAATGATACAGCTTATAGATGTGGTGGTTGCCGAACGGTGCATCTCCATAATTCAGGAGGAATTTGTAAGACCTGCAATAGTGTGTTAACAGACTCCATGAAGCTCGAGGCTGGAGAAGTGCAGAAAGGAAACTTCTATGCACAACAATTCGCAAGGGTAGAAGATTCTATTCGGATGAGGTGTGAAGAACTGACCGGTCAAACGGATAATCAACTTGAAAGACAACGACTATTCAAGGGAATTATAACCGGAGAAAATAAGATTGTAGAGGAAATTGATCTATTAAGTGTTACAACTACTTTAGAAGTAGGTGTCGACATAGGTTCATTGCAAGCTATTTATCAAGGAAATATGTCTCCGATGAGGTTTAATTATCAACAAAGAGTTGGTAGGGCAGGACGAGCTGGTCAAGCCTTTAATATAGCATTGACTTATTGCCGTGGAAGAAATCATGACGAGTTTTTCTTTAACAACCCGGAGAGAATGACAGGAGATTTAGCTCCCGTACCATTCCTTTCGCAATCTCAGGCCCAAATTCTTCATAGAATGGCAATTAAAGGCATACTTAGAAGGTACTTTTTTGATCAATATGATAGACTTAATGGAGGGGTTCATGGTGAATTTGGTGAACTTCAAACTTTTTTTGCCAATAAAGACAACATAAATACCATGTTCAATTGGCTTTCAGACGAATCAAATTGGCGAGACATTTTCAAAACCCTCTGTCAAAATCTATATGTCGATAAGTTGTTATATGAAGATTATGATTTGGAAGGGTTCAAAAAATGGCTGTTAGGCGATTTTAAAGATAAATTTTGCAGTTTAAATGAGAATCAATCATCTATGGATTTGGCCGAAACAATGGCTGAAGTTGGCTTGTTGCCGATGTCTGGGATGCCTACAGGAATACGTAGTATGATTCTAGGATTCAAAAAAGAAGACGGATCTAATAGCTATTCTGCTCAAACAATTGATCGTCCATTAGATAGGGCAATATTTGATTTTGCTCCTGGTTCTCAAAAAACCAAGGACAAGAGAATTTATACGAGTGTTGGTCTTACACCAAAAATTTCGGAAATCTATTTTGATTTTTCCTCTAATTCATATGTTCCAAGAATCTTTGGGGATCAACCTTTCGGTTCTCCCACCTGGGTTATCGTAAATTCACAGAACAATATTCTAAGGACCGAGTTGTATCAAGATGGGCAAACTAAACCAGATGATGAGATAGATAAAAATGCAGAGACCGCACATCTTGTTGTTATTCCGAATGCATTCCGAACAGATTACTCACCTAAACCACAAGACAGGGAGGTCGACCAAGAGGTAAGTACATCTAAACCATTACTGTTCTCAGAAGCATCCTCAAGCCATAGCGAAGAGAAAAAACATGGTTCATCTAATGTGTCCCTATCAAATACTGATTATACGTGGAGATTAAACACAAACGGCGGCGATGGTTTTCGGATGAAGCGCGTCAGTACGGAATATCTTAGAGCACCGCTTCATAATCAGTATATTTCTCTAGATTTAAAGAATAAACTTGGCCGAGGATTCAATGAAGCAGTAAAGGATCAGTTTATTCAAGGGATCATTAATGGCTCGAGTCCAACAGAAGGTAATCCTCCTATCTCTTTAGGAGCAAGAAAGACAACCAACATTTTTCGTTTATTCCCGGTTGAATTAAATCTTAAGCTTGATATAAATCCTTTTCACAGTCGCGATGTTGGGAAAAAGGTTAGCGCAAAAGGAGCCTACCATTCCGCCGCATTCCTATTGCAGCGATGTTTGGCAGATGATCGAGATGTCTCTCCTGAAGAAATAGAATTAGCAGCTGTTACTGAACATCTTTTGGAAGATGGAACAGAAAGAAGTGTGGGTAAATTAATTTTGGCTGATGAACTTTCAAATGGATCAGGATTTGTTGAACACTTGTATAAGCAAATAGACTTTTTTGTTGAGATGTGCCTAAGCCCTAAACCGGAGAACAGATATACGAGTAGTTTTATAAACGAGGAACATGCTAAAGTTTGTAAAACTTCTTCTTATAAGGATCTACAAAACTATCGTAATCTGAACTATCATGGAATCTTGGACTGGAGATTAGGTGTGTGTTTGTTACGTGTTATGAAGGACTCTAATTTCTTAGTCGGATTAGATAATGACTGGCGAAGTATTGAAATAAATGATTGGCCAGCTCATGCATTGGAGTTGGCTAATGATTTTGCGTTTTCAATTGATGAAGCTATTCTTGATGACCCCAATAATATAAAGTCCCACAAGGGGATACCATATATTTCTTATAGAGATATCCATATTGTTGTTGTTCATCCTTTCTGGAATTATGTAGGAGGACACTTCCCAGAAAACAGCTCGTTAACTGAGGTGATTGAACTTTGTGGAAGTCCGGAAAAAATCTTCTTTGCTGATACGTTTAATCTAGTTAGAAGAATGTCTTGGACTTATCAACAATTCTTTACTTGGGTCAACAATTAG
- a CDS encoding PD-(D/E)XK nuclease family protein, which translates to MRDEVIEIAKFGPSKIHFISECELRYFNLLNLGDGVKKNKKFKFNKNSFLGIVVHSVIEEYINEQFDLDKFDKIWSKIFKQKLRACDMENKEGFVTYFLPYYIVKKNKTKKLIETLKYKLDSVESEVEIESSLIKGTVDMLELNASGKSLTLTDFKSGPIWDYIDGKIDKVKAAYEVQLKSYGLVFWEKGYDADKITCVIQGLSNKEYAQFRFEDHDYESHKKFLHKLKNHFNLQISSNQTDILGTPGDNTCDFCEFISSCKPLHNDLLHGDGFYRSILIIDQINSEFDDQNSKINISTNGGLQSLHKIPETEYWNIKSLITKNEKVLVSNLYHVVSTRVKNWTQFSTYSIIKLDS; encoded by the coding sequence ATGCGAGATGAGGTTATTGAAATAGCAAAATTTGGACCCAGTAAAATTCACTTTATCTCGGAATGTGAATTGAGATACTTTAATCTGTTGAATCTCGGTGACGGTGTTAAAAAGAATAAAAAATTTAAATTCAATAAAAACTCTTTTCTAGGTATAGTAGTTCATAGTGTTATTGAGGAATATATCAATGAACAATTTGATTTAGACAAGTTCGATAAAATATGGAGTAAAATATTTAAACAGAAACTTAGGGCTTGTGACATGGAAAATAAGGAAGGATTTGTTACTTATTTTCTACCGTATTATATAGTAAAGAAAAACAAGACAAAGAAATTAATTGAAACCCTCAAATATAAATTAGATTCTGTCGAAAGTGAGGTAGAAATTGAAAGCTCCCTTATTAAGGGAACAGTCGACATGTTGGAGTTGAATGCATCAGGTAAATCATTAACGCTAACAGATTTCAAGAGTGGACCAATATGGGACTATATTGACGGAAAAATAGATAAAGTAAAAGCCGCATATGAGGTGCAGTTAAAGTCGTATGGGTTAGTTTTTTGGGAAAAAGGTTACGATGCCGATAAAATTACATGTGTAATTCAGGGTCTGTCTAATAAAGAATATGCACAATTTAGATTTGAAGATCATGATTATGAGTCGCACAAAAAGTTTCTTCACAAATTAAAGAACCATTTTAATTTGCAAATTAGCTCCAATCAGACTGACATATTAGGAACTCCGGGAGATAATACCTGTGATTTTTGCGAATTTATTAGTAGTTGTAAACCACTTCACAACGACTTGTTGCATGGCGATGGCTTTTATCGCTCGATACTAATTATTGATCAAATCAATAGTGAGTTCGATGATCAAAATTCCAAGATCAATATTTCAACAAATGGTGGTCTTCAATCCTTGCATAAAATCCCAGAAACTGAATATTGGAATATAAAGAGTTTAATAACTAAGAATGAAAAAGTACTTGTTTCCAATCTTTATCATGTAGTATCCACAAGGGTTAAGAATTGGACTCAATTTAGTACATATTCAATTATTAAATTAGATTCGTGA